The genomic window tttttcttttgaccaAAATAATACAAATTATTAGACACATATATAAAGTGTAATCGATAAATTAATAATCATGAATTTTTTCATAAAGTAAAAAGCTAACCTTATTTTCTTGCTCCATCCACCTCCATGGGTGGAAATTTAAAGCCCCAGGGTATATATTCTCATCCAAATGTACCGCTGAGAGAAAGGGAACTACAAAGGACCCTTTTGGGATGACAAAATCTGGCAAACaatgaacaaaagaaaaaaaaacaaaaataatgagataatttTATTTAGTTAAAATCATCATATACCATTTCAAATAAACTAGACGTGCTGCTGTTGATTTTTACCCTTAATAACTGCAGTTCTTATTTTGCTTTCCAAGATATCTTTTGCATTTTACTCTATAATTTTTGCTTGCATATGTATATTGTCCTTGAGAAAatcttcttttaaaaaataatacatCTACTTTAGTATGCTATGGTTATGAGTCTTTTGATcatttttatttattcatttaaatTAACATACTAAGATGCAACCCAATCTACTTGTCACTTATTATCTGACAGTTGAAGTATCAAGTAATAACTTAGTCCAAAATCTTATACTGATAGAGAATGGATCAACAATATATATTAAGCTTAACATTCCATTTCACATGTGGCCTAGATCATGCAAATGAAGAGATAAATAAGTCAGACAACAAATAAAACAAAGGAAGAACATAACTAGTTAAAAAAGGATGATGATAATAAGTTGAATTAAATACATAATTGGCTTAAGGGATTTTAACTCATATGGATAAAGCTCCTTGGAATAAAGCATATTAAGATGATAAAAAGGGAGGATGGCAAATGAAAATGGAATACTAAATCTGGACAATCTAGGCATTACTATTAGCATGCTAGAGGAAATCAACACTCATTTTCATCTACTTCTGTTAATTTCCTCTAATTTCTCAAATTTAAAGGAGTAATTCAAGGATAGTATCATAGTGACTTTGGAGATGATGATTTTAGAATATAACAAAGGTCCTTTCTTTCTTTTaagctttttttttatttatttatttttggcttCTCTTTTTGCTTTAGTTAGCTTTAAGAGTCCTCCAATCATTCCTATAATGAAGTCTACATGCATGTCACATAAATCTCTTTGAACTTTCTTCTCATAATTTTTATCTAAGTGATCATCTGCCTTTCACACCTATCAAAAACAATACCTATTGATGCATATAACGAAGAGAAAAGGCATGAATTTGATTGGATAAGTGATGAAGACATAAAATGCTATTACCTTGATATTCAGCATCCACTTTTGCCTCCCTCATTAACCATATTGCTATTCCTCCAAGTCTAAGCGTTTCATAAACAACCTGCATACCACCAAATTCAATAAAAGCCGTGTTACTGTTGCATGAGACTGTAAGGAATACTATTTTATATCTGAGGTTGTTTTATCTTTCAAGACCTTATAGAAGAGATATGGCAAGAGAGACTCATTTCATTGTTTCACTTCATCATACCCTTCGGTAGTTCTTGCCTCACGGGACTTTCAAGTTTTTAAAATAAAGAATAAGGTCATTAGTTTGTATAAGGCCATTAGTTCAACTTCCTAATCATAAGGCATGGGAAGCCAACCTCTCATGGTCTCCTTCCTTACATTGAATATGTTTCTAATCTTCACCAGATCAATTAGAATGCTGAAATAGGAAACTAAAATAAGAAACTAAAAAGGAATTATAACTgataaatttcatacacatcgAGTAAATGGCATCGCTTCATAATCCTCCCATACAAGCATGTCTTTGTGAGCCATCCTTCCAATATTCTGCTGCTCAACCTGCTCAAAGATTGAATACACAATGAGAAAAGGATTTTACTTTTGGTCATATGATAAAAGAAGGGGAGAAGTAGAGCACAGAATTAGACTCAAAATATGCAGCAACTTATCATTTTGAACGTATGCAATCTCTGAAGGTTTAAGACAATAAAAAAAACTAGCTATATTTTGTTATGACTGCTTACTGATGTCTATCTCAGAGCAAGACACCAAAAAGCAAAATGCAGCAAATAATTTGTGGCATTAGCATTGCAAGCACCTCTCCTTACCAGTAGTTGCTCTAATGCCTTGGGGCAGTGAGTGAGGAAATAAATAGCAAAGAGCATTGTTTTAGCTGTTGTCTCATTTCCAGCAAATAGGAGATTTATAATGAAGTCTGCAACAACATCATCAGGCAAGTTTTCATCCTCAACTAGTCTACCAAGGACCCCATTGCCTGCTGCTGACCTGGGATTCCGCCTCGTATCTGTATCATCTTCTTGATCTTTTTAATGATGGTATCTCTTGCCTGTTATGTTCAACAAGACCATGAGAGAAATCTCCAAGGTGATCCCAAGAATATGCAACTAGAAGATCTTTAACCTCTAATTTTTGCATTCATGGAATTTTCTGTCTCATCATCAAGACTGGGACTTGCATTAAAAAACAAAGTGTGGGGAAACTAGAGTTTGTCTGCAATTTGCTATGTTACACAAGAAAATATATGATTATCTTATAGTGGACAATCTTTTGCGCAACATAGTAAATTTTCTCCGAAGTATTTAAGGAGATATTGATCTTTACATATGAAGTAGATAGGGCATGTTAATTTAGTCACCTTCATTGCAGTGTAATAAGCAAATCCAGGCAAGTTGATTGGAACAGAAAGGCACCCATCAACAAAATCAGAGAACAAGCAGGCCATCTCGTCGATCTCAGACTCACTTGAAACTCCCAATAGCTGATTAACCATCAGATTTATGGCCACCTTTGAACAGCATAAATCAAACTTTCAGGTTGCTTCTTTCCGGTGTGTTCATTGGTCCCAATTCTTAAGAGAAAATAAAGGGAGGAACAAAACTTAGAGAAGCAAGCTCTTTGGTGGGCTACACTTACCTTCCTGCAGATATCTTGAAGCATTACAACTTGGTTTTCTTGTAGACTGCTTAATGTCTGAAGCATGACCATCTGGACATCTCCTAAGAATTGGGGATTTGAATTAAGTTTTTCCAACTTCATCATGTTCACTGCAATCCCATGAAACTTCCTCTGCTGTTCTCCCTGCACCACAATCACTCCATTCTTCCCAACCAAATCACAGAATGATTTTGGATAGCATGACTTGAATAATTTCCCTTCATTTTGCATAACAAATCGGTTGAAGTGCGGATCAGCTGAGACAACAGCTTGTCTACCAAAGAGGTTGCATGTGAATATTTTCCCATACCTGTAACAGTTCAATTATGTTAGTATTGTCATGTGAATCTATGTTTCCACTTGAAACATGAATTCAAAACATCAAAATTATTCATAAAGATCTCGCTGTGTGGTAATTCATGGAGTCTCATCACTATTCAGATGATTCCTATTGCTTCTGCCTCAATTTTTGAATGGTTAAAGCAACATTTTCctacctaaaaattatttaatttggaATCATTTCCAAAGAATAAAAGAGGTATTGATTTGTGGATCACCTTTAGAATAGGTTTTAGCTACAGTAATCAACTGGTTAGATTAACAGACAAGACTTAAGTCTGCCTCAGTGCTTGCACTGAGGAGAGATTCCAATTTTGGTTCATAATGGTGGCATTCACAACCCTATTTTCAGGACAAAGTTGTTTAATCAATAACATGATTGTGAAGCAAGATAGAATCGATATCGTGTTGAAAGTCTCTTTGGCAGAAACAGATAAATAAAATGAATGTATTTATACTAAGAAGATATAAATGAATGTAGCTATGACTCTGGAGAAAAGTCAAATGAAACCCTTCAAAGACAATTTTAGTGCCACATACCTCTTCACCTGGTCTTCCACATATCTTGGAGGATGAGAACTTACTACAGCTTTATACCACTTGATGCTATCACCAATCAAAGGCCAACCTCGTCCGCCTGGTGGCAATTTCATCGAATTCCTACCAATCTTCTTTCTTTGATCACATTGCGACAGTTtcagaaaaatgaagaagaataggAGTACAACCACAAAGGTCCATATGAAGAGATGACTTTCCTCGATGTGAGTAACAAATTTTAAAGACATTGTTGGGTCCGAAATATATCGAGAAGATGAACCTGGAAGAATATAACCAGTTATTCTTTTATGCAGACATCAATCCACAAAATCAGTAGTGAATATTATTCCTAAAAAAGTCCTAATCCTAGTGTTATTTTTTCTCATGCGATTATATGGACAGATTAATGCAAAGGAAAGGGGGATTTTTAGCCAATATTGCTTTGTCTACTTGACTTGCATTGTTGGACAGTCATGCTTTCAATAAAAAATTGTCACATAAAtttctccttctcttttgtcCTCTAAATTTAATTGATGGTTGGTTAACAAAGTCCATATTAGCGACGTAGTTCACAATCATAATCCTTATTTTCTCCATGATCTAAAAGGAGATACGTTCCAACGAACTCTAAAGCAATCTTTGTTTTCTGTGATTTCTCCTCTCATACGTGGATGTTCAAGTCTGCCAAGAAGAGATGGAGAAAGAGTCCAAATACCTGGTTTAAATGGACTGTTAGTGAATGCAGAGCATGATATGCAGTAATCACTACGTGCCGACGAGCACTAAGCCAGTAGAAGAGAAGCCATGGAACAAATTCTTACCTCGCCTTCTGCTGTTTGCCAGCAAATGGCAATGCTTGCTCCTGCGATCTGCACTTAGATCAATGCCTTTCTCCTCGGTGAACTGAAAGCCTCCCAAGAATATGGGACTAATTTATAGTTCATACACAGGCCCCAACAACACACGGATGGGTGAGTAGTTGTTACAAGTGCATCAAACTCCAGGCCAGAACGGCATAAAACCTGGAAGGGGCGGGCATCCCAAGTTTTACACCACGGAAAGCAAGGCAAGAACATTTGACTGGAAACTCACATCGGAAAACATGCCCCCTCTACTGGCTATTGTTTATTATATATTGAATGCTCAAACTTCCCTGCTAGTTCTTGATCTTGAGGTCTACAGTAGTTGAACATTACACATCTGCAATTTTAAAACATATCACGTCCCCGATTACTTCTTCCCCAGCAAGGTGGCAAGAGGAGAGTGGTGTGGTTCACTATGATTGGTGGCTTTTCTTAAATAAATTTTCTATTCGTTCCTGCCATGAGAGCACAGGGGAATTGAGGATATAGATGGGGCATCATGGTCTGTCTTAAGAACAGTAGTTAGATGTTTGTCTATAAGAATATTATCTGAATtgttagaaaaaagagagagaacgaCTTTCTGAATTATTCTCTAGCAATTTAATTAGTTATGAACTATTATATAGTCTATGAACTTTTCGATTTATTGATGTTACTCTTCACAAATTATTCAAGGGGTACCACTTGATCGCATATAAATGATTCCATCTATTGTTAAACTTGGTGGTACCACTGGTTTTTGAGATCTTGCCTTTTCCATGCTTGTTTCTATGCACATCAACATATATattttattgagaaaaatataaaatataaataaatgcataaaaaggcatacattcttttttttttttttccaaattggTTATCCAAATTCTTCACAATCTTTTGCCAACATCTTCACAGATTTTTGAAGTTTGAATACCTGCCACCAGCCAAATTGTTCTCCAAGTCAGAACTCGTGTGCATGATCTGAACTAGCCAGCATTCATATATTCTTTCCAAGGGAAATTGAACAAAGCCTCAAAGTGCAGTTGGTGTTTAACAAAGCAGAACTGCCTGTTACCATATATTTCATAACAATAAACTTGTTTCATGTGATAACAGCTGTCCATCCACTTGATCTTATGGCATGATTCTTATGGAAGACCAGACTTAAATCATTTATCAACTTGTGCATGATGGGTttccaagaagaagagagaagaaaagcaaCTATGTTACATCGTACAGCAATAGGTGATGTATGGACTTGGCAACTTTGTTTTGCTTAAATAAAATCAATGAACTAGTCCAAGTGGGTCAAGTGCATCTCAATTCAGCACTTTTGGTCTTCTTAATACAACGAGGAATTAAGCTTTTAAAACAAATTATTCTCAAACTTCCCCACAAAAGTCTCCTATGTCCTTTTCAGTTATTGATCATGATTATTCTTTTCTTCCATCACTAGTTTTTTTCGTTTTATTCTTTTATATATTTAACGTGCATAGCTCGCGCATGGAAACTATAACATACAAACCTGCGGTGGACTAAATAATTCATGTCAGTTCAAAGTCAGAACAATAACTTGCAAAGCCTTCAAAAGATGTGGGCGTGGGCATGGAAAAGGCCAAGCTGCAAcagttcctctctctctctctctctctaggcagAGAGcttgttataaataaaatattacaaaTTATTATTCTGCCTTGTACCTGGTCCTCTGGGCGCTAAGCTACCATATTTCCAAGCAATTATTCTGGGCTGTCATTCTTGTTCCCTTGGTTTGCGATAACTAAAGTATATAAATATAATGAAAGTTGGAGACCAGCACAACAGCTTGGCCAAAAGGTTGAGGTAATCAGTGATGCAACATCACTGGATTTGGAAGAAagcgaaaaagaaataaaacgCGCCCTTCACGAGTGGCTATTAAAGTAGGAGGATCTCTTTTTAGCTGTCTCGAGGTGTTGACCTGCCACCATTAACAACCAGTACTTCTGACCATGGTATCATCCCTGGTTCAGGACCACTCCCTTGTGAGAACAGATATGTTTGAACTTTTAAGCTAAAAAACGGCTAGTGTACCTTGCAATCAAAGCGTAGGTATTTACTTAATAACGATAACCATATCACCCAACATGTTGGAGGATTCCACAAAACTCTCATGCCACCATTATCTAGATGCACACAACCAAGATAGGGCAGGACTACCATAGCTATGTCTTGGTCCTAGATTGCCACAGGATCAGTCTTCAGTGTAAGATCAGCGGGGTACCAAAGGGGCTGTCCGCCACATCATAAAGGTTCGACTGGTACCGGATCATCATTTATAAAATCATTCATGATAAGCGTGACTGCAAGAATAATAAACATAAAGTTGTTTAACGGTAAGCATTCCAAAAGAAAATATACTTGACGAAAGCTTCCCTCCGCATCCCCTTCTTCCGTCAACTAAATGCAGTTCCACAACTGAAACAACCATAAAATAATTATTTGGGTTCCAATAGCGAATCGAGCATATCACCATTTGTTTTGGGAAAAAAAGATCAACATAAAAGTTAGTGAACTGCAGGCGCAAGGGACAAGATatttagaattaaatttaaaaaaattaaagaaataaaggGAACGATACAGGAAAAGATTTCTCCACAGTTTATCTATGCTTCTAATTAAAGTGGCTTCTTCGTTCCCATTTTCCTTTAAGCAAAACTAATTGTACAGGAGGCACGCAAGTACCATATTGGCATTACCACACTGGAAAAGCACTCTGTTACCTGTCTCACTTGTTGAATTGTTCTCCCTCTTAGACACCAATGCCAAAAGTATTTAATGTCAAAAAGATTCTTTTGGCCAGTTACCTACATGCTAGCAACACACAcaccaaaaattttaagaaaagggTTTCTCAAAATCACTCACCCTCCATATTTTTAAGCTCCAAGGTTACTTAACATTAAGGAGCCGATATCGATCCATCTTTAAAATCTTCTGTATCagaatcatcaaccatcttctcgagtGATTCAACATCACCAGCTTCAGAAAGCGTGTGAATCCGGAGGGTGTCTGCATCCTCACTGTGCACAAGAGGAAAATGAAATAAGCAATGTAATTTTTAGAGCAGTGGCATACAGATCTATAAGTTTCAACTGGTCATACTCTGTAACTCCAAATATTTCCTTAATGATTAGCGAGCTGTCTCTCGAACAGAACTCTGGAAGCTGGATTAGGATGCAAAATTGAAGAATCAACAtaagatataaaataataaatgaatGATAAGCAGCTACTTAGCAACTTAAAACAATTTGGACATATAACAAAACATCCACCAGTGGTTGTGCTTACACATTGTGTCTTTTAATTGACTAAATATAATGTGGATCACAAAATGCTTTTACAAGACAACCAAGAGAAATGAATATTGCAAAGCAACTGATGTAACCCAACCCAAAAGAGGGAGTATTCTAAGATTCAATGGCACCCTCCTAGGGCTGGCGACGGGTTGCCATGGAAGAAGACCcaagataatatattttatgttcACTAGTGACCACTAAGTAACTATACATGCACATTGTTAAAAATAAAAGAGAACAAATCACCAAGAGCACAAGACTACATATttgttcatttttttaaaaaaaaaaagagtgcatATCAAAAAATGGGTAAATACCAATAATTATGCTCATGCCAGTCAACTACATAAAACATCATATATCACATTTTATCTATTTGTAAGCAATGCAAGCCAAGCTGGACAGCAACACATGATTTTAAAAGGAGTCACACCTATGGTTCATCGAACTGCCCCAAGCCGCCCATTATAGGGATGACGTACTGTACTGGCAGCCGATCAAGATGGTTCCGGTAGTCAAACGAGAAACCGATGAGGGGAGAGGGCGaaggaaagaaataaagagagagggagagagggggcgagaaggagaaggaaagaaagagagagccATCGGATGCCACCGAAGGGCTACGGAGCTCACCGCGCCACTGTCGAGCTTGACGAACCTAGAGGAGCAAGgatagagggaaggagagggagatggAGAAGAAACCTCCAGAGGGTGGATTGTTGATGTCAActgaaaatcccaaaaaaatagaAACTATAGTGAAGTCAGTAACCATATTGCCAACTTCATGCGATAAAAactcccttaaaaaaaaaaaaaaaaaaaatgaaacaagggCCGAAGCCCTTGATTCAATTAGGAGGGTGAAATCCCACCTCCAACCTTCACCGGTATGATGGAGACACAGCAGCATCACAGGCCCACCGAAGGCCTCTGACAGCCTCcttccctccttccctccctccccaCTACTCCGAGTTCCACTAACCTTGGCATCTGGaggccctctccctctccttccatcccccccccccccacctttCCCTCTCCCATTCTCCCTTCATCTCGCTCTGTCTTAGTTTGGGCCCAATACGGAACGGCATGAGGGCAAATACCGAACTGTACTGCTGGCCAACCACTCCAGGCTCTAGTACTGACACGATGAACCTTAGTCACATGAATCAAATAGGATCATACTTCTTTTTCCAATCAAAACTTTCTTACTGTACAATATGGATGAGTTTCCGGTGCGAATAGTAGGCACAAATGGACTCAAACCTGTCACTTCTCTTTAGGGAGGGGGGTGAAGAAAACCTAACCAAAAATGAAATGGTTGTATAGAGTCTAGACTATATGAAATGATGGTATAGACTAAGTACTAGGAAGACAGATATTGTAGATAGGTTATACAAGGGCCAACAAGGATGAAAGGACTTAAATAAAAGTTCCAGATCAAGATACGAAATGATTTCATTTCAGTACTTAATCAAGGTCATTGAAATATGAAGAGGTGAAAAGAAAAAACTGCATGGCAAATTGAAGTTTTCCTGACACACGCAATGAAGAAGTCTTTGTTCAAAGCAAGGTTTGACATATTCATGTAAGTAATGGAAGCAACAGACTTATTTTAGAAGGTTGAATGAGCTGTGTAACTCCACATTGAAGGCAAAGATTATAACCCTAGGCGAGGAAGAGAATGCAAGATCTTTCCTTCTTTAACAATATCTGTTGGTTAGTTGTCTCTTCTACCCCTCCAGATTCTCTTAGGAACTCCAATTCTAAGGCCTCCAAGAAGTCAGCTATCATCCACAAATTCTTATTTTAGCTAGAAACCAATCCTCATGAGTTCTCTTCAAGACcccctttatttttttctaaaattgcaATTATTTTTTTCCTCCAATTCCTGCATTACATTTTATACTTCAGCCCTTTCCCATAAATAGCCCCAACAGAATACCTTTCCGTCAAACTTACTGTCTAGTGCTGTAATCAATAATGGATGTACCATCTCATGAGTGTTGAACCCTTTATATACCCCTAATTCCCACATAACTgttaattttgattcatataatcAACTTAAATTAAGGTTCTTGAATCTAGACCTTCAAATGTCACAAACGTGGCAGCTTCTTGGATCAAATAGTTCTAGAGACTAAGCCAGAGCTAATATTAGAGCCCCTATCAACTTGATGATAAAGTCCCTTCACACCCCCAAAGGTTTGGGTAAGttggaattttttatttttgaaacttATAATTTAAAACATAAGGCCAAAAAACTTGTGTCAGTGACAAaaacatgaaaaaaattaattaataaggtTTATGACATAAAAAAAAACATGTTAATATTTGTCCATTGAAGCTTAGAAGCAAGTTCCATTCACCTTGCTGTACACTTTGCACTTCATTATACTTCTATTCATCTCTTTTCACTTATATTCACTTTAGTTCCATGCCTACGTTCAGATAAAAGTCCACATTTTCACTCTCAGCTCATTTTTCACAATCAACTAtgtggagaaaaaaataaattgatacattgGTCTCTGCCTTAGCTACATGCAATTGGATAGAGGCATTTTAAAAGTAACTGAGATTCCAAAAGAACTCAGATACATATTTTTTTCAGGATACACCTAAGGTTCAACCTTGTTGATATATTTTTTCAAGGATGGATGGATGAATAACTTACTTTTTGTTGCAGAATTCATGTAGGTAAAATATGAACAAAGCTTTTTATGTTTCCAGACAAGCTCCACAGTTTGAAAGCATATCCTTAAAAGgtttgccaattttattttattcttctcGATTCATTTAAGCTCTGTCTCCTTGTTTAAATTTTTGCAGGCAATTTGTGATAGTCCTGAACTCTTTGACTTTATGAGCAAAAAATCAACAATTAGGTACACAGGTTCCAATGAAGTGCCTGATAATCAAGTAATCTATAAGCAACAAAAAGAACAAAAACAAAAAGTGAGGTGCCTGAAGCTTAAAATGCTTATGGTCAATCAGGGCCTGATAAACATAAGAGGTTTTCTGTTCTAAATAAATAGACCAAGTATCTTCGATGGTTTAGATAAAATAGTAAATGATGAAGTAAATATAATCATAACCAACAGACATAATCCTTTAATTATAGTGAAGGATATACTCAGATGCTTGTCATCTTATACATCATAAGAGATGACTGCAGTCATCTTCTAGTCAAAAATGTTACAACAAAGAAAATGCAAGATTCTAATggtaaataaaattaaatgatgCCACTAACACTAACAAAATGGAAGCAGAAAGAAGAAATGGAAGCACGAGcaggaggaagaggaaaaggaATAGTATAAAATGGGGATGGTTGAAAAATCTCGATGGTTGCTGATGTTGTCGGAAGCATCTTATCATCATGCCCTCATCAACAAACAAAAAAGGTAAAATCAAAACTTTCAGGACTGGTTGAAAAAAATGAGCGGGGGTGGggtgggggaggaggaggagaaaataaTAGTATAAAATGGGGATGGTTGAAAAATGGCAATGGCTGGCCAATGATGTGAAaggtttgtttcttttttttttcttttaatataaataatcatgtcccCATCAACAAGCTCAGGACTGCAGAATAAACCCCATCCTGCCCCTCCAAAACATGAGCAAATGAACGTGCAAAAAATACAAGAACAGAGGAAACATGGTATGATCAGATAACCAGCTAAAGAAAGAACATAAGAATTCAAAGAAAGAACGATAAAGAGATTTGCACAAATTCAACGAAAGAGAAAAGGCAGTAATAAGGCTAAGAATATATATGGGTGCTCATGGCAAGAAATCAAAGAGTACCTTGGAGAGTCTTAAATTGTGGGATTTCATTCCCCTACAGGGTTTGCAAGCAGGGACACCTGCCCTGAACCAAATAGGGCAGGTGTCCCAAGACCAAATAGGGCTTTGAACCAAATAGGGCTTCTTTACAATCAGAAGAATGtctgctttttaaatttttgcttgctTTCAGTACTCACTTTTTGCCTTTTTATGTGCCTTGGGAAGACCTTTAGTATAGGTTCTTTATTCCCAAGATTTGCATATTAGCATTTAATCTCCCCTATACCTTGTATGCTTATATAACTTTACATATAATGAAGTTAGATATGGTATGCGCCCATCATTtgctttttttggaaaaaaaaaaaaaagatgagaatcCTTCACGATTTGCATATAGATTGTCACTGTGATGAAATGGGAGAGAAGTATTTAAATAGCTTTTATATAAGACAATAGCTTACCTCAGATAGGTATAAGATCTTTCCAAATAGGGCTTGCACAGCAACCTTTCTCTTAAAACCCCTTTCCGTAAATCCTGATATGTCCATGACTACCGGCCCTGAAAAACATAATATGATAACAGTCAAAATTTATGCTTAATGCTACAACATAACCAAAAACCCCTCATTCTGCAATGCCAAGGCAAATATACTCCCCAGATGATATTAATTGCACTCCTAGCAAGAAGCTCACAGAAATGACTTGTATAAAAGGCAACCACTTCATTTAAAATTGTACATTCTTTTCCTCCAAATAGAGTCGAAACTTTGATAAAATAGAGTCAAAGAAATAACATGACATGACTAAAAAATCTTTTGAATGAAAAAACTATAAAGTTCAAACCTACTGTTATCCCATATCTCAATTAGCATTTCAACTACTTACTACTATATAATTTGCCTATGCATGTGAAGGTGCTTAGGGCTTGTTATTTTAATTCTACAATGTATTCCCTGCACTCTAATACAACACTATGTTTTCTTAGGCACTCTAATATAACACCACATTATGCCTAGGGTACCTAGGCTTCCATTGTTATTTATCTTCACTATTATAATACAGACATTTCCCTTAGCAACACTATGCCTCAGCCTAAACCATACTTATCATATCATCAGTCTGCCGTCATGCATGGCTTGTACaaataagagaagaaaaggagagaaagaagtAAGAATCAGTATCTTACCTCAAGCACAACCCCATGTTTTACAAAAGAACACTACACAAGTCTGATCTAACC from Elaeis guineensis isolate ETL-2024a chromosome 4, EG11, whole genome shotgun sequence includes these protein-coding regions:
- the LOC105042506 gene encoding LOW QUALITY PROTEIN: abietadienol/abietadienal oxidase (The sequence of the model RefSeq protein was modified relative to this genomic sequence to represent the inferred CDS: inserted 1 base in 1 codon) — encoded protein: MSLKFVTHIEESHLFIWTFVVVLLFFFIFLKLSQCDQRKKIGRNSMKLPPGGRGWPLIGDSIKWYKAVVSSHPPRYVEDQVKRYGKIFTCNLFGRQAVVSADPHFNRFVMQNEGKLFKSCYPKSFCDLVGKNGVIVVQGEQQRKFHGIAVNMMKLEKLNSNPQFLGDVQMVMLQTLSSLQENQVVMLQDICRKVAINLMVNQLLGVSSESEIDEMACLFSDFVDGCLSVPINLPGFAYYTAMKARDTIIKKIKKMIQIRXRNPRSAAGNGVLGRLVEDENLPDDVVADFIINLLFAGNETTAKTMLFAIYFLTHCPKALEQLLVEQQNIGRMAHKDMLVWEDYEAMPFTRCVVYETLRLGGIAIWLMREAKVDAEYQDFVIPKGSFVVPFLSAVHLDENIYPGALNFHPWRWMEQENKEKRNWRTSPFYTPFGGGARYCPGAELAHLQIALFLHHFATKYRWVQLKDDQMSFFPSARLVNGFQICITKNTDAVLVQ